Proteins from one Corallococcus exiguus genomic window:
- a CDS encoding biotin/lipoyl-containing protein, with protein sequence MRYFTKQQGQKEAVPVDLESLGQDRYRLTVNGQTFQVDALSVDQGTLSLLVDGQSYNVEFEENGDEIGTLVRGQVNRTDVADERKLRMRAAAGSFSVEGRQVILAPMPGKVVKVLVAVGEEVKEGQGLVVVEAMKMENELKSPKAGKVTEVFAKEGTAVENNAKLVVVE encoded by the coding sequence ATGCGTTACTTCACGAAGCAGCAGGGCCAGAAGGAAGCGGTGCCGGTGGACCTGGAGTCACTGGGCCAGGACCGCTACCGGCTCACGGTGAACGGCCAGACGTTCCAGGTGGACGCGCTGTCCGTGGACCAGGGCACGCTGTCGCTCCTGGTGGACGGCCAGTCCTACAACGTCGAGTTCGAGGAGAACGGCGACGAGATTGGAACGTTGGTGCGCGGACAGGTGAACCGCACCGACGTCGCGGATGAGCGCAAGCTGCGCATGCGCGCCGCGGCCGGTAGCTTCTCCGTGGAGGGCCGTCAGGTCATCCTCGCGCCCATGCCCGGCAAGGTGGTGAAGGTGCTGGTCGCGGTCGGTGAGGAAGTGAAGGAGGGCCAGGGGCTCGTGGTCGTGGAGGCCATGAAGATGGAGAACGAGCTCAAGAGCCCCAAGGCCGGCAAGGTCACGGAGGTGTTCGCCAAGGAAGGCACCGCCGTGGAGAACAACGCCAAGCTCGTCGTCGTGGAGTAG
- a CDS encoding acyl-CoA carboxylase subunit beta, protein MATTPENDPLRARLQQMEQQAEQGGGADRIAKQHEAGKLTARERIDLLLDPGSFSELDKFVTHRSHDFGMGDKKILGDGVVTGYGTVEGRQVFVFAQDFTVFGGSLSGAYAQKICKIMDLATRVGAPVIGLNDSGGARIQEGVESLAGYADIFLRNTLASGVVPQISLILGPCAGGAVYSPAITDFIMMVKDTSYMFITGPDVIKTVTHEEVSKESLGGALTHNQKSGVAHFAAENEQAAIAMTRELLSFLPSNNQEDPPSQPCEDDPFRAEESLKSIVPANPNKPYDIKEIIRAIVDSKHFFEVQEHFAKNIVVGFARMNGKSVGIVANQPAVLAGCLDIDASVKAARFVRFCDCFNIPLLTLVDVPGFLPGTDQEWGGIITHGAKLLYAYAEATVPKITLITRKAYGGAYDVMASKHIRADINYAYPTAEIAVMGPEGAVNIIFRNELIKAQDANAERKKLTDDYREKFANPFKAAELGYIDEVIRPEETRAKVIRALEMLKDKRQENPPRKHGNIPL, encoded by the coding sequence ATGGCCACGACCCCCGAGAACGATCCCTTGCGCGCACGGCTCCAGCAGATGGAGCAGCAGGCCGAGCAGGGCGGCGGCGCCGACCGCATCGCCAAGCAGCACGAGGCTGGCAAGCTCACGGCCCGCGAGCGCATCGACCTGCTGCTCGACCCCGGCTCCTTCAGCGAGCTGGACAAGTTCGTCACCCACCGCAGCCACGACTTCGGCATGGGCGACAAGAAGATCCTCGGCGACGGCGTCGTCACCGGCTACGGCACCGTCGAAGGCCGCCAGGTGTTCGTCTTCGCCCAGGACTTCACCGTCTTCGGCGGCTCGCTGTCCGGCGCCTACGCCCAGAAGATCTGCAAGATCATGGACCTGGCCACCCGCGTGGGCGCGCCCGTCATCGGGCTCAACGACTCCGGCGGCGCGCGCATCCAGGAAGGCGTGGAGAGCCTGGCCGGCTACGCGGACATCTTCCTGCGCAACACGCTGGCGTCCGGCGTCGTCCCCCAGATTTCGCTCATCCTGGGGCCGTGCGCGGGCGGCGCGGTGTACTCGCCCGCCATCACGGACTTCATCATGATGGTGAAGGACACGTCGTACATGTTCATCACCGGCCCGGACGTCATCAAGACGGTGACGCACGAAGAGGTCTCCAAGGAGTCCCTGGGCGGCGCGCTCACGCACAACCAGAAGTCCGGTGTCGCCCACTTCGCCGCGGAGAACGAGCAGGCCGCCATCGCCATGACGCGCGAGCTGCTCTCGTTCCTGCCCTCCAACAACCAGGAGGACCCGCCGTCCCAGCCGTGTGAGGACGACCCGTTCCGCGCCGAGGAGTCGCTCAAGTCCATTGTCCCGGCGAACCCGAACAAGCCCTACGACATCAAGGAGATCATCCGCGCCATCGTCGACTCGAAGCACTTCTTCGAGGTGCAGGAGCACTTCGCGAAGAACATCGTCGTCGGCTTCGCGCGCATGAACGGCAAGAGCGTGGGCATCGTCGCCAACCAGCCCGCGGTGCTCGCCGGCTGCCTGGACATCGACGCCAGCGTGAAGGCCGCGCGCTTCGTGCGCTTCTGCGACTGCTTCAACATCCCCCTGCTCACCCTGGTGGACGTGCCCGGCTTCCTCCCCGGCACCGACCAGGAGTGGGGCGGCATCATCACCCACGGCGCCAAGCTGCTCTACGCGTACGCGGAAGCCACCGTCCCGAAAATCACGCTCATCACCCGCAAGGCCTACGGCGGCGCGTACGACGTCATGGCGTCCAAGCACATCCGCGCGGACATCAACTACGCCTACCCCACCGCTGAAATCGCCGTGATGGGTCCCGAAGGCGCGGTGAACATCATCTTCCGCAACGAGCTGATCAAGGCCCAGGACGCCAACGCCGAGCGCAAGAAGCTCACGGACGACTACCGCGAGAAGTTCGCCAACCCGTTCAAGGCGGCGGAGCTGGGCTACATCGACGAGGTCATCCGTCCGGAGGAGACCCGCGCCAAGGTCATCCGCGCGCTGGAGATGCTCAAGGACAAGCGGCAGGAGAACCCGCCGCGCAAGCACGGCAACATCCCGCTGTAG
- a CDS encoding J domain-containing protein yields the protein MAEGEVRQYWVRNDRGTTWGPLTGATIELLIDSGSIQGKIQVSIDGLQFAFPWRFPEVRDSFPRELWGDGAPASLLQSTPGAIAPPPPGPAAPVAGPAAVPMAGPGMAPVAGPGTRPPMAGPGAMRPGPGAVRPPVDAAGRPVAAARPPGPPVAAARPAGAPGAGAAPAAAPQAPPSPADDGTNTVPPQGQLQQCSPLQLYGRIAAGEQTGLLTLGLSDRTLSVHFRKGSPEYVDSSHAEDALGVSLMGARLLTAEQLQQAEGSKERFGGDLLAALFGLGLLQPATAFTQLAQRALGILGKALRAESGTFTFEARDLPAQKAMPLGNRWALISDQVRRMPTADLKRRLAFVLPMPIMKSGGRVASSELRLTPHEVRALSFIDGVRSLGQLLQNVPQDTDHLLRVAFLLKELNGVSFASASRAQTAASGPTAGPGNPTRPSGTVPTVGAGNPTRPSGTVPTVGPGATGPGAAPGAPAAASAGTRPGAPVAGPGAAPGAPVAGPGAAPGAPAAASAGARPGAPVAGPGAAPGAPVAGPGAAPRPAGAAPVAGPGAARPAAAPTAGPGTAPRPPGAPAGAAPTAGPGARPPGAPAGAAPVAGPGAARPAPPVVAAPAAPAASGPAPGSDELPALRQLAATLKGQNHFQRLGLTEQTEGSAVKIAYFRLAKLYHPDTLPQGAPPELEKLKAEVFAYIGDAYRALSDDKSRAAYIEELKSGGGDGVDIQAILQAEELFQKACILVKARKYPEAVKMLNEAISLNAEEPEFFAWRGYARFLAAPDKKAAQPESFREIQAAIKRNERCAPAHYFLGVIAKLCGDAAGALKHFKRTVELQPDHIDAMREVRMASQKK from the coding sequence ATGGCGGAGGGCGAGGTCCGGCAGTACTGGGTGCGGAACGATCGGGGCACCACCTGGGGGCCCCTGACGGGCGCGACCATCGAGCTGCTCATCGACAGCGGCTCCATCCAGGGCAAGATCCAGGTCTCCATCGATGGCCTGCAGTTCGCCTTCCCGTGGCGCTTCCCGGAGGTGCGGGACTCGTTCCCCCGGGAGCTGTGGGGCGACGGCGCGCCCGCGTCGCTGCTGCAATCCACGCCCGGGGCCATCGCTCCACCCCCACCCGGCCCTGCCGCGCCCGTCGCGGGTCCGGCCGCCGTGCCCATGGCGGGCCCTGGAATGGCCCCTGTCGCGGGTCCTGGCACCCGGCCGCCCATGGCGGGCCCTGGCGCGATGCGGCCCGGGCCTGGAGCCGTGCGTCCGCCCGTCGACGCGGCGGGACGTCCTGTCGCGGCCGCGCGGCCTCCGGGTCCTCCGGTCGCGGCGGCCCGTCCGGCGGGAGCACCTGGCGCGGGAGCGGCTCCGGCGGCGGCTCCGCAGGCACCGCCGTCTCCGGCGGATGACGGGACCAACACGGTGCCGCCGCAGGGGCAGCTCCAGCAGTGCTCGCCCCTGCAGCTGTATGGGCGCATCGCCGCGGGCGAGCAGACGGGCCTGCTGACGCTGGGGCTTTCGGACCGCACGCTGTCGGTCCACTTCCGCAAGGGCAGCCCGGAGTACGTGGACTCGTCGCACGCGGAGGACGCGCTGGGCGTGTCGCTGATGGGCGCGAGGCTCCTGACGGCGGAGCAGCTCCAGCAGGCGGAGGGCTCCAAGGAGCGCTTCGGAGGCGACCTGCTCGCGGCGCTGTTCGGGTTGGGGCTGCTCCAGCCGGCGACGGCGTTCACGCAGCTGGCGCAGCGGGCGCTGGGCATCCTGGGCAAGGCGCTGCGTGCGGAGTCCGGCACGTTCACCTTCGAGGCGCGGGACCTGCCCGCGCAGAAGGCGATGCCGCTGGGCAACCGCTGGGCGCTGATCAGCGACCAGGTGCGGCGCATGCCGACGGCGGACCTCAAGCGGCGGCTGGCCTTCGTGCTGCCCATGCCCATCATGAAGTCCGGGGGCAGGGTGGCCTCCAGCGAGCTGCGCCTGACGCCGCACGAGGTCCGCGCGCTCTCCTTCATCGACGGGGTGCGCTCGCTGGGGCAGCTGCTCCAGAACGTGCCGCAGGACACGGATCACCTGCTGCGCGTGGCGTTCCTGCTGAAGGAGCTGAACGGCGTCTCCTTCGCGTCGGCCTCGCGCGCGCAGACGGCGGCCTCCGGCCCCACGGCGGGCCCGGGCAACCCGACCCGTCCGTCCGGCACCGTCCCCACCGTGGGTGCGGGGAATCCGACCCGTCCATCCGGCACCGTGCCCACCGTGGGACCTGGAGCCACCGGCCCGGGTGCCGCGCCCGGAGCACCTGCCGCCGCGAGCGCCGGAACCAGACCCGGTGCGCCCGTCGCGGGTCCGGGTGCCGCGCCCGGTGCGCCTGTCGCCGGTCCAGGTGCCGCGCCCGGAGCACCTGCCGCCGCGAGCGCTGGAGCCAGACCCGGAGCGCCCGTCGCGGGTCCGGGTGCCGCGCCCGGTGCGCCTGTCGCCGGTCCAGGTGCCGCGCCCCGCCCCGCCGGTGCCGCCCCCGTGGCGGGTCCCGGTGCCGCGCGTCCGGCCGCCGCGCCCACGGCGGGCCCGGGTACGGCGCCCCGTCCCCCGGGTGCCCCTGCCGGAGCCGCCCCCACCGCGGGCCCGGGTGCGCGTCCCCCGGGTGCTCCCGCTGGAGCCGCTCCCGTGGCGGGTCCCGGTGCCGCCCGGCCCGCTCCGCCCGTCGTCGCCGCTCCGGCGGCCCCGGCCGCTTCGGGTCCCGCGCCCGGTTCGGACGAACTGCCCGCGCTGCGCCAGCTCGCCGCGACCCTGAAGGGCCAGAACCACTTCCAGCGGCTGGGCCTCACCGAACAGACCGAAGGCAGCGCGGTGAAGATCGCCTACTTCCGCCTGGCCAAGCTCTACCACCCGGACACCCTGCCCCAGGGCGCCCCGCCGGAGCTGGAGAAGCTCAAGGCGGAGGTGTTCGCGTACATCGGTGACGCCTACCGCGCCCTCTCCGACGACAAGAGCCGCGCGGCCTACATCGAGGAGCTCAAGAGCGGCGGCGGCGACGGCGTGGACATCCAGGCCATCCTCCAGGCGGAAGAGCTCTTCCAGAAGGCCTGCATCCTGGTGAAGGCGCGCAAGTACCCGGAGGCCGTGAAGATGCTCAACGAGGCCATTTCCCTCAACGCCGAGGAACCCGAGTTCTTCGCCTGGCGGGGCTATGCGCGCTTCCTCGCCGCCCCGGACAAGAAGGCCGCCCAGCCGGAGTCCTTCCGCGAAATCCAGGCCGCCATCAAACGCAACGAGCGGTGCGCCCCCGCCCACTACTTCCTGGGCGTCATCGCCAAGCTGTGCGGCGACGCGGCCGGGGCCCTCAAGCACTTCAAGCGGACGGTCGAGCTGCAACCGGACCACATTGATGCGATGCGAGAGGTCCGCATGGCGTCGCAAAAGAAGTAG
- the yhbY gene encoding ribosome assembly RNA-binding protein YhbY — protein sequence MPLTGKERRHLRALGHHLEPVVIVGSSGVTEGVIAAIEQALNDHELIKVKINEGPEGRHEGADSIAEATGSELAQLLGRTALFFKRRKQKSHFEDILKGPHEPRPAPKADEEKKPRRR from the coding sequence ATGCCCCTCACCGGGAAAGAACGCCGCCACCTGCGGGCCCTCGGCCACCACCTGGAGCCGGTGGTCATCGTCGGCTCGTCCGGCGTCACCGAGGGCGTCATCGCCGCCATCGAGCAGGCGCTGAACGACCACGAGCTCATCAAGGTGAAGATCAACGAAGGCCCGGAAGGCCGCCACGAAGGCGCCGACAGCATCGCCGAGGCCACCGGCTCGGAGCTCGCGCAGCTCCTGGGCCGCACCGCCCTCTTCTTCAAGCGCCGCAAGCAGAAGTCCCACTTCGAGGACATCCTCAAGGGCCCGCATGAGCCCCGTCCGGCCCCCAAGGCGGACGAAGAGAAGAAGCCGCGCCGCCGTTAG
- a CDS encoding YfbM family protein, producing MEMLCTLRSTTESQRQSLHQAPEALEPFLEDEEDFGDAKGASFLELDIGEAWHGLQYLLTGTAWEGTPPLDFLVRGGEDVGDIPSDEGTARVFDVAAVKALAEALKKASVEDLRKRFDPATLQAEDIYPGTWDEEEPAEDVDPLEELLSYFVELQKFTAAVAKRGLCLLVHIG from the coding sequence ATGGAGATGCTCTGCACGCTGCGCAGCACCACCGAGTCGCAGCGCCAGTCCCTGCACCAGGCGCCCGAAGCGCTGGAGCCCTTCCTGGAGGACGAGGAGGACTTCGGCGACGCGAAGGGCGCATCGTTCCTGGAGCTGGACATCGGCGAGGCGTGGCACGGCCTCCAGTACCTGCTCACCGGCACGGCCTGGGAGGGCACGCCGCCCCTGGACTTCCTGGTCCGCGGCGGCGAGGACGTGGGCGACATCCCGTCGGATGAAGGCACCGCGCGCGTGTTCGACGTGGCCGCCGTGAAGGCGCTGGCGGAGGCGCTGAAGAAGGCCTCCGTGGAGGACCTGCGCAAGCGCTTCGACCCCGCGACGCTCCAGGCGGAGGACATCTACCCCGGCACCTGGGACGAGGAGGAGCCCGCGGAGGATGTGGATCCGCTGGAGGAGCTGCTCTCCTACTTCGTGGAGCTCCAGAAGTTCACCGCCGCCGTGGCGAAGCGCGGCCTGTGCCTGCTCGTGCACATCGGCTGA
- the accC gene encoding acetyl-CoA carboxylase biotin carboxylase subunit — translation MPKIRKVLVANRGEIAIRVMRTCKDLGIATVAVYSEADRSALHVRTADQAYFVGPPPSRESYLVQERILEVAKESGADAIHPGYGFLSENASFVRACEKAGIIFIGPPAAAMDAMGEKTRARANMIKAGVPVVPGTTEPIATIEEAREYAQQIGFPIMLKAAGGGGGKGMRRVEGPADFDSAWRSAKSEALNAFGNDAVYIEKYLEKPHHVEIQVFADQYGNTIHLNERECSAQRRHQKVVEETPSPILTPEMRAKMGEVAVKAAKAVNYVGAGTVEFLVDVHRNFYFLEMNTRLQVEHPVTEWVTGLDLVAMQIRAAEGEKLPLFEAPTPRGHAIEVRVYAEDPARNFMPSPGKIHALRVPSGPNVRDDSGVFAGFTVPNYYDPMISKLSVWGATREEAIARAKRALSEYVVKGITTNIRYLHGILSHPEFVGGDYDTSFLTRHHTALLGEEDSKLSEVALLASTLHAFQRDQKRAKTLPSRTGGGDAPGRISPWRLALKSRRR, via the coding sequence ATGCCCAAGATCCGCAAAGTGCTCGTCGCCAACCGCGGCGAGATCGCCATCCGGGTGATGCGCACCTGCAAGGACCTCGGCATCGCCACGGTGGCGGTGTACTCCGAAGCAGACCGCTCCGCGCTGCACGTGCGCACCGCGGACCAGGCCTACTTCGTCGGCCCCCCGCCCTCGCGCGAGAGCTACCTCGTGCAGGAGCGCATCCTGGAGGTCGCGAAGGAGTCCGGCGCGGACGCCATCCACCCCGGCTACGGCTTCCTCTCCGAGAACGCGTCCTTCGTGCGCGCCTGCGAGAAGGCCGGCATCATCTTCATCGGCCCGCCGGCCGCCGCCATGGACGCCATGGGCGAGAAGACCCGCGCCCGCGCCAACATGATCAAGGCGGGCGTGCCCGTCGTCCCCGGCACCACCGAGCCCATCGCCACCATCGAGGAAGCGCGCGAGTACGCGCAGCAGATTGGCTTCCCCATCATGCTCAAGGCCGCTGGCGGCGGCGGTGGCAAGGGCATGCGCCGCGTGGAGGGCCCGGCCGACTTCGACTCCGCGTGGCGCTCCGCCAAGAGCGAGGCGCTCAACGCCTTCGGCAACGACGCGGTCTACATCGAGAAGTACCTGGAGAAGCCCCACCACGTGGAGATCCAGGTGTTCGCCGACCAGTACGGCAACACCATCCACCTGAACGAGCGCGAGTGCTCCGCGCAGCGCCGTCACCAGAAGGTGGTGGAGGAGACGCCCAGCCCCATCCTCACGCCGGAGATGCGCGCGAAGATGGGCGAGGTCGCGGTGAAGGCGGCCAAGGCCGTCAACTACGTGGGCGCCGGGACGGTGGAGTTCCTGGTGGACGTGCACCGCAACTTCTACTTCCTGGAGATGAACACCCGCCTCCAGGTGGAGCACCCCGTCACCGAGTGGGTCACCGGCCTGGACCTGGTGGCCATGCAGATTCGCGCCGCGGAAGGGGAGAAGCTCCCCCTCTTCGAGGCCCCCACGCCGCGCGGTCACGCCATCGAAGTGCGCGTGTACGCGGAGGACCCGGCGCGCAACTTCATGCCCAGCCCCGGAAAGATCCACGCGCTGCGCGTGCCGAGCGGCCCGAACGTGCGCGACGACTCGGGCGTGTTCGCGGGCTTCACGGTGCCCAACTACTACGACCCCATGATTTCCAAGCTGTCCGTGTGGGGCGCCACGCGCGAGGAGGCCATCGCGCGGGCGAAGCGTGCGCTGTCCGAGTACGTGGTGAAGGGCATCACCACCAACATCCGCTACCTGCACGGCATCCTGTCCCACCCGGAGTTCGTGGGCGGGGACTACGACACCAGCTTCCTCACCCGCCATCACACGGCGCTGCTGGGCGAGGAGGACTCCAAGCTCAGCGAGGTGGCGCTGCTCGCGAGCACGCTGCACGCGTTCCAGCGCGACCAGAAGCGCGCGAAGACGCTGCCGTCGCGCACCGGTGGCGGTGACGCCCCTGGCCGCATCAGCCCGTGGCGTCTGGCGTTGAAGAGCCGCCGCCGCTGA
- a CDS encoding TSUP family transporter: MDVSAVQLVLLCVAALSAGFVDAIAGGGGLISLPALLAAGLPAHVALGTNKGQSVFGSGAAMVRFARAGLVDWKLARATFPFGLMGAFGGAALVLLLKPEVLKPLVLVLLIAVAVFLAFRRTPPKKDGVEPSPRARAQAIGALIALCLGTYDGFFGPGTGTFLIVAFSSLLGHGLARASADAKVVNFASNLASVALFTLRGVVLWKVALPMAAAQFTGAWLGAHVAVKGGDRVVRVVVLGVVAALVLKLGYDVWRGWAA; encoded by the coding sequence ATGGACGTCAGCGCAGTACAGCTGGTGCTGTTGTGTGTCGCCGCGCTGAGCGCGGGCTTCGTGGACGCCATCGCGGGGGGCGGCGGGCTCATCAGCCTGCCCGCGCTCCTGGCGGCGGGCCTGCCCGCGCACGTGGCGCTGGGCACCAACAAGGGGCAGTCCGTGTTCGGCTCGGGCGCGGCGATGGTGCGCTTCGCGCGCGCGGGGCTGGTGGATTGGAAGCTGGCCCGGGCGACGTTCCCCTTCGGCCTGATGGGCGCGTTCGGCGGCGCGGCGCTGGTGCTGCTGCTCAAGCCGGAGGTGCTCAAGCCGCTGGTGCTGGTGCTGCTCATCGCGGTGGCGGTGTTCCTCGCCTTCCGCCGCACGCCGCCGAAGAAGGACGGCGTGGAGCCCTCACCCCGGGCGCGCGCGCAGGCCATCGGCGCGCTCATCGCGCTCTGCCTTGGCACCTATGACGGCTTCTTCGGTCCGGGCACGGGCACCTTCCTCATCGTGGCGTTCTCGTCACTGCTGGGCCACGGCCTGGCGCGCGCGTCCGCGGACGCGAAGGTGGTGAACTTCGCCTCCAACCTGGCGTCGGTGGCGCTCTTCACGCTCCGGGGCGTGGTGCTGTGGAAGGTGGCGCTGCCCATGGCCGCCGCGCAGTTCACCGGCGCGTGGCTGGGCGCGCACGTGGCGGTGAAGGGCGGCGACCGGGTGGTGCGCGTCGTGGTGCTCGGCGTGGTGGCCGCGCTGGTGCTGAAGCTGGGGTACGACGTGTGGCGGGGCTGGGCGGCCTGA
- a CDS encoding site-2 protease family protein gives MRARPGALQVGSFRGVPIRVHVSLLVALPLLALSFGGALQRAAETADVPPGALGGHPWAWGLAVAVGLFVSVLLHEMAHTFYALRHGGEVHGITLMIVGGVSELAEVPKRPRDEALMALVGPLTSLGLAAFLGALTWVVHGLGMFQVQFALFTLAMLNAVLGGFNLLPAFPMDGGRIVRAALTPRLGLVRATKVAAGLGRLFAVLFGVWGLVTLNPFTLVVAFFVLMGAEGESRQVRLKAVLEKVQVEALMTPRMVGVDLDLSMQDAHWALRHEHVSMLPVTSTGRPVGRVTWAAVQAVPEAQRGSYVVRDAMEDGVVADLREDGWAALRRMAEARVPMAAVVDEDGLLAGTLDWNDIQRGLARAEEAERQRSRTGWPRERTA, from the coding sequence ATGCGCGCGAGGCCGGGAGCACTGCAGGTGGGCTCATTCCGGGGCGTCCCCATCCGGGTCCATGTCTCCCTGTTGGTGGCGTTGCCGCTCCTGGCGCTGTCGTTCGGCGGAGCGCTCCAGCGGGCGGCGGAGACAGCGGACGTGCCGCCGGGCGCGCTGGGCGGGCACCCCTGGGCGTGGGGGCTGGCGGTGGCGGTGGGGCTGTTCGTGTCGGTGCTGCTGCACGAGATGGCGCACACGTTCTATGCGCTGCGGCATGGCGGCGAGGTGCACGGCATCACGCTGATGATTGTCGGCGGTGTGTCGGAGCTGGCGGAGGTGCCCAAGCGTCCCCGGGACGAGGCGTTGATGGCGCTGGTGGGCCCGCTGACGAGCCTGGGGCTGGCGGCGTTCCTGGGCGCGCTGACGTGGGTGGTGCACGGCCTGGGGATGTTCCAGGTGCAGTTCGCGCTCTTCACGCTGGCGATGCTCAACGCGGTGCTGGGGGGCTTCAACCTGTTGCCGGCGTTCCCCATGGACGGAGGCCGCATCGTGCGCGCGGCGCTGACGCCCCGGCTGGGATTGGTGCGGGCGACGAAGGTGGCGGCGGGGCTGGGGCGGCTGTTCGCGGTGTTGTTCGGCGTGTGGGGGCTGGTGACGCTGAACCCGTTCACGCTGGTGGTGGCGTTCTTCGTGCTGATGGGGGCGGAAGGGGAGTCGCGGCAGGTGCGGCTGAAGGCAGTACTGGAGAAGGTGCAGGTGGAGGCGCTGATGACGCCGCGGATGGTGGGCGTGGACCTGGACCTGTCGATGCAGGACGCGCACTGGGCGCTGCGTCACGAGCACGTGAGCATGTTGCCGGTGACGAGCACGGGGCGGCCGGTGGGGCGGGTGACGTGGGCGGCGGTGCAGGCGGTGCCAGAGGCGCAGCGCGGAAGCTACGTGGTTCGCGACGCGATGGAGGACGGAGTGGTGGCGGACCTGCGCGAGGACGGGTGGGCGGCGCTCCGGAGGATGGCGGAGGCGCGCGTGCCCATGGCCGCGGTGGTGGACGAGGACGGGCTGCTCGCGGGGACGTTGGATTGGAATGACATCCAGCGGGGGCTCGCGCGCGCGGAGGAGGCGGAGCGCCAGCGGTCGCGGACGGGGTGGCCTCGCGAGCGGACGGCGTAG